The DNA segment CAACcctccccaggacccccccttctccccacctGCCCCGTGTGCTCCGTCTCGTCCTTGTTGATCAAATACATCAGGAAAAACCTGCGGGGGGTGTGAAATTCGGGGTGTCAGAGGTCAAGGGGGACCCCCAACTTCTCTGGGACCCCCCTAAAATCCCCCGTAGCCCCCCAAGCCCCCAGGTCTCACATGTAGTTGGCCAGGTTGTGCTCCTCCAGCGTGTGGGTCTCGAAGCCGTGGGGCGTCGTGTCGAAGTAGTCGCTCCCGATGCCACAGATGAAACATTTAGTCTGGGGAGGGGGCCCGGGGGGGTCAGAGAGGGGTCCCTGAACCCCCCAATCCGAACTGGGGGGGCCTCACCCTCCTGTCCCCCCCCAACTCACCTCCATGTCCTCCttcacctgctcctgctggtcCCGCAGTTCCCCGAAGGCGTCGATGATCAGACCTGGGGGGCACAAAAAGGGGGGGGTCAGCGAGATGGGACCTCCCCCCCAGGtccccccacagcccctttTAGGACCCCCAAACTGCCCCCCAAGCGGTGCCCACCCTGGATGAAGCcaggaggatgatgatgatcCCCAGACCCCCCGTagccccctccccatccccccGCGGGGTGCCCACCCTGGATGATGGCCAGGAGGATGACGATGACGAAGAAGAAGAAGGTGATGTCGAAGACGACGCGGTAGAGCTCGTAATCGTCCCCGCGGGGTCCTCGATCTCGTCCCCGATGCCCCCCCCGGCCCGGACCCCCACGTACATGTGGAACAGGTAACACTGGGGGGACACAGCAGGGTCAGGGACCCCTGAGACCTCCAGGTGCCCCCAGAGAGCCCCAAAAATCCAGCTGGGGACCCTCTGCACCCCGCCTCGATGCCCCCGGGCCCCCCCTCACCGTCATCATGTCGTCACACTTCATGTCGGGCTCGTCCTCGTCCTCGCTCTTGTTGTAGAACTTGCGGAAGAAGTTGAAGGCCACCACGGTGTACAGGTAGACCACCACGGCCAGCAGCCCCACGGTCATCACCAGCTGAGCACAGGGCGGTCAGGGGGGCCACGGGACCCCCCCGGGCCGCCGGCCCCCGCAGGACCCCCCCCACCTGTTTGCCGTTGTGGGTGACGGAGGACAGGATGGTGCGCAGCGTCTTCACGCCCATGGCGATGTCCAGCAGGTGGGAGGCGAAGAAGAAGTTGTTGTAGTGGCCCAGCAGCGACATGGCCATGTACCAGGTGAGGTACAGGAACGActggggggacacgggggggtCACCCCAAAGCCAGGGGGTCCCCCCAAAGCCAGGGGGTCCCCCTAAAGCCAGGGGGTCACCCCAAAGCCAGGGGGTCCCATGGCCCAGGATCACGGCCCAGGTGAGCCCCCACTCACGTTATCGGTGAAAATCACCCCAAATTTCCAGATCTGGTACCGGATGTCGATGGATGTGATCCTgtgggggcacaggggggtGAGCACGTGGGGACATCCCCAAGAAGGGTCAGGACTCCCTGGGGGAGCCCCCAGACCCACGAGGTGTCTGACTACCCCTGGGCCCCCCTAGGACCATCCAGGACCCCCGAATCCCCCCTTAGACCCCTATAGGACCCCAACCCCGCAGGCCCCCCAGCCCACCAGGTGAGCAGGGAGCTGTCGGGAGGGGTTCTGCGCTCCCCCTGCGCCCCGATCTCCACGCTGGCCAGGtccatccccagcagctccGCGATCCTCTCCCGCCCGTAGATGTCCCCGTACTTCTCCAGCACCTGGGGGGACCCCAGAATTGAGGGGGGGGTGCCCCAAAATTGAGGGAAGGACCCCCAGAATGTCAGGGGACACCTCCAAAATCGGGGTAGGGGGTCCCAGTCCCCATCCAGGACCCCTCCTCACCTTCCTCTTGATGAACTTGTCCCAGTAGTTGCTGGGGAAGGATCTGGGGGGgtcagggaggaaaaggggggtcaggggggaaaaggggagtCAGGGGGGTCAGTGGTGACCACACCCTTCCCCCAAGACGCGGCTGGTGCAGGGGGGGCCTCAGGGGGTCACAGTTGGTCCCACCAGACCCCCCGGGATCCCCTGAAACCTCTCTCAGACCTCCCAGAGCTCCCTAAATCCCCCAAACCTCTCTTCCAGCCCCTCAgatgcccccaggacacccTGAACCCTCCTCCCGTGACTCCCCAGTGCCTCCCGGTGCCTCCCGGTGCCGTACTGGGCGTTGAGCACCAGGCGGTCCCACTGGCCCTTGACGTCGTCGTCGGGGGGCTGCTCGGTGATGTAGAGCCCCGAGAACTCGAGGCGCCGCGCCACCTCCTTCTCGCGCTTGAAGATCACCAGGGGGATCTGGGGACAGGCCACGGGCTCACCGGGGGGCCCAGGGGGTCACCCCGTGTGGGCCAGCGCCAGCCCCCGCAGCGCTGGGCCCATGTAGCCCGTGCTCTCCTCCAGGAAATAATAAACCTCGGGCTCCTCCGCGAGCCCCGCCGCGGCCTCGGCGCCCCCCGGGACGCCCCCGTCCTCCTCCGGGGCCGCCCCCGAGCCCTCGGGCTCCTCCAGGGCGCCCGGGGGGTGCTCGGACACCTGCGGCGAGAGGGACACGGTGAGAGCCCCCGCTGGGGCCGGGGGTCCCAAACCCCCCACAGCGGGGTACCCGGGGTCTGAGGGGGTCCGAAGTACCCCCAAACCCCCCACAGCGGGGTACCCGGGGTCTGAGGGGGTCCAAAGTACCCCCAAACCCCCCACAGCGGGGTACCCGGGGTCTGAGGGGGTCCGAAGTACCCCCAAACCCCCCACAGCGGGGTACCCGGAGTCTGAGGGGGTCCGAAGTGCCCCCAAACCCCCCACAGCGGGGTACCCGCGGTCTGAGGGGGTCCGAAGTGCCCCCAAACCCCCCACAGCGGGGTAACCCGGAGTCTGAGGGGGTCCGAAGTACCCCCAAACCCCCCACAGCGGGGTACCCGGAGTCTGAGGGGGTCCGAAGTGCCCCCAAACCCCCCACAGCGGGGTCTGAGGGGGTCCAAAGTGCCCCCAAGCCCCCTCTGTGGGGACATGGGGGTGTCCCCAAACCCGCTCCTCCACGCTGGGTGTCCCAGTGGTACCTGGGGCGGTGTCTGATGTGCCCCCACCTCATCCCCCCACCTCTGTAGGAACCCAggaccccccagcccccccagcccccaccTTGTAGAAGAGGAGGATGAAGTTGATGGCGAAGGCCAGGAACAGCGCCAGGAACCGCAGGTTGTAGAAGTTCCGTGACAGGTAATtctggggggggagggggtcaGGACGCTCCTGAGCACTCACCTGAGGGGGGCCAGGCCCAGGaccccctcccagcaccccaaatAGCCTCGAGGGACCCCCAAACTCCCCCAGAGACCCCCAAGCCCCCCCTTACCAGGAACTTGACCCTCTGGACCTCCAGCTCTCCCCAGAAGTCGAAGCCCCCCTCGGCCGGGGGCTCCCGGCGCTCCCTGGGCACCGACTTGCGCCGCTTCGGGGGGGCCCTGGGCTCCGGCCCCTCCTCGGCCCCCTCGGGACCCCCGGCCTTCTCCCCGttctctgtgctggggacagagcaggctTGGGCTGGGGGGCTCGGGGACACCCCTGCCCCGGCGCCCAGGGGGGCTGGGACCCCCCCCCAAATTCCCCGCCCTTACTCGGCTTTCTCGGTCTCGGCCGGGggctcctcctccttctgccccTCTCCCACCTGCTCCACCGCCTCCTGGGGGGGATAAGGGGGGTCAGAGGGGGGACCTGGGGGGCTCATCCCCCTGGACCCCCCCAGTTCCCCCTCAGGCACGGGGGGGGTGGGAATCAGGGTTTTGGGGACACCCACTGTGTCCCACCCCCACAGGGGACCCCTGGGGACGTCCCCCCTCAAAGGGACCCCCAAAATCATTCCCCCAGgtcccccaaaatccccccacTGGGAACCCCCAAAATCTCACCCCCTCCATGTCCCAGCCTTCACAGTGACCCCCTGGGGCCCACCCCCACTAAAGACCCCCAAACTCCCCCCACGGGGACCCCCAAAACGCCACTGCCCCTCCCAGACGCCCCCCAGCCCCCTGGAGCCCCCCGGATCCCCCTGCCCCCTTACCCCGATCTTCCTGCGCAGGATGGGGGTCCCCTCGGGGGTGGGGGGCTCAGCCCCGGGGGGCTCCCCGATGTCCCCGAGCCCCCCCGGGGCGTCGGGGGCCGCCAGCCGGAAATGGGGGTCCTTGCgtgcccccggccccgccggcgcCGGCTTCGCCTCCCaccgctcctcctcctcctcctcctcctcggccGGGGGCGCCTCTAGCTGCGCCTCGGGGGGCTGCTCCGGCTCCGGGGGTCCCCGCTCGTCCCCCGCGCCGGCCTCGCCGCCACCCACGGCGTCCTGGGTGGGGTCGGGCATGGAGCCCAGCACCTCGATGACCCCAGGCGCTGCGCCCCCTCCACCAGGCCACCCCGAACAGGGAGCTCCAGGCCAGGCGCCCCACggcccccagcacccccagcccccccagcacGCCCCCAGGGCCACGCGCCCCACGCCCGCCCCCGCCTCCCACGCCAGCTCCCGCCCCGACTTCTTCCGCAGCCTCCTGATCCTGCGGCGCCACGTCTGGGGAGACCCCAGCAGCCGCcgcagcagccccaggcccGGCAGCGCCGGTGCCGGCGCCTCCACGCTGGCcggctcctcttcctccctgtcctcatcctcgtcctcctcctcgtcGCGTGGCGCCTCCTCCTCGGAGATGCGCGAGGCGATCTGCATCTCGAAGATGGTGTCCTCGCAGAAGTTGACGAAGAGCTCCATCTTCTCGGCCTCGCCGCCCTCGTTGACCACGTCGAAGATGAACTGGCGCTTGGACTCCTTGACCTGCGGCATCTCCCACTGCGCCTTGTTGGCGCCGCTGATCTCGAAGTAGATGCGCTCGATGCGCCGCGCCGCGCCCATGATCTCGATGCGGCCCAGGAACGGGCGGAAGTAGTCCAGGATGCTCTCGGCCTGCTCCAGGAAGGTCTTGAGGCGCTGGTCGTGCGGGACGTGCTCGGACAGGTTGGTCAGCAGCACGGCCACGTTGAAGCCGATGTCGCGCGCGGGCTCCTGGAAGCGCTGGGCGAAGCTCTCCACGTCGATCATCTCGTTCTCGTCGGCCTCGGAGCACGACAGCAGGAACTGGATCTCGTCGGGCTCGTACTGCTTCTGGCTGTCCATGGCCTTCTGGAAGTCCTTCTTGGAGATGAGCCCGCGCGGGTCGGTGACGAAGTGCCGGAAGGCGTCGGATGAGACGATGTCGCGCAGCTTCAGGAACATGTCGAAGAACTTGAGGATCATGGTGACGTTGCTGGAGGACTCCACCAGCATGTCCACCATCTGCCGCGCAATCGTCCCGTTCACCACGTTCCCTGGGGGGACACGGCGCCGTCACAGGTCAGCGGGTGTCCCCAGAGCCTCGGGGGTGCCCTGGGGGTGTGGGGACACCTGGGTGGTCAAGGGACATCCTGGCATCAGGGGACACCCGGGTGGTCAAGGGACCCCTTGGGGACAGGGGGTCCCCGGTACCTTcgagcagggacagcagcatcACCACCATGTCCTTCTGCAggtccagcagctccttcagcagccccagctgggacGAGTCCTGGGCAGGCACCAGAGCTCCCAGTTACCTCCCAGTAACCCCCAGTGCACCCCAGTGCCATCCTAGTGCCCCAACCAGTAActtcccagtgccaccagtcccctcccagtgctcccagtgcccacCTGAGCCAGCTTCTTCATCATGTGTGCGAAGACGTGCAGGAAGCCGACGACGGCATCCCAGAGGCGGCTGtgggccaggctctgctggttCCCAGTACAGGGGCCCTGGGGGACACCGGCACACTGGGAGGGACCCCCGAGAGCCCCCagggcactggggacactgggagcactggggaggtTTGGGGGCATTTGGGGGTCCCAGGGGATTTGGGGGGTCCCAGGGGGGTTTGGGGTCTCACCTGGATGTACTCGGTGAGGCTGTTGAACACCTGCTTGGCCATGGCCATGGGGGGCTCGGGGGGTCccagggggtttgggggtccCAGGGGGGTTTGGGGTCTCACCTGGATGTACTCGGTGAGGCTGTTGAACACCTGCTTGGCCACGGCCATGGCCTTGGAGAAGTTCCTCTTGCCCTGCTCGTCGATGACGTCCTTGCCCGAGTAGTACCAGTAGAAGTCACTGATGGACTcctggggacagcggggacatTGGGGCCATCGAGGGGCCATCGAGGGGCCATCGAGGGGCCACGGGGCCAGCAGCAgtcactgctggctcctggggACACTGGGGTGTCACCTGCAGGCGCAGCAGGTAATCCACGGTGCAGATGATGATGTTGATGGTGGTCGTGTTCCCCGTCTGCGTCCGCAGGTAGTTCTGGAAGTCTGGGGGGAACAGGGACACCCCCGGGGTCACCTCGGTGTCACCTGGGTCCCCTCGCgtccccctgtgccccctcctccccctgtCACCCCCCTTTCCCcggcccctcctgccccagggacCCCCAAGCCCCTCTTCCCCACACAGAACCCCCCGAGCCGTGTCTGAGCCGTGTCCCCACGTGTCCCTCAcctgtccccaggtgtccctCCATGTCCCAGGGTCCCctcccatgtccccaggtgtccctcccctgtccccaggtgtcccctccatgtccccaggtgtcccccccgtgtccccaggtgtcccctccgtgtccccaggtgtcccccccatgtccccaggtgtccTCCCCGTGTCCCCACCATTGTTGTGGCCCTcgcagagcagctgcagcagccggAACAGGTCCTGGGTGAATTCATCGTCCGACATCACCTTCTCCcctggggggacacgggggggacatggggacagcgGGGTCACCTGGGGTCACGGGTGGCACGGGGACACGCCCCAGTGGCACGGGGACACCACAgagtggcacagggacaccacAGAGTGGCACGGGGACACCCTGGCGTGACAGGGACACACCGAGATGGCACCAGGACACACCCCAGGCTG comes from the Corvus cornix cornix isolate S_Up_H32 unplaced genomic scaffold, ASM73873v5 scaffold12, whole genome shotgun sequence genome and includes:
- the RYR1 gene encoding LOW QUALITY PROTEIN: ryanodine receptor 1 (The sequence of the model RefSeq protein was modified relative to this genomic sequence to represent the inferred CDS: inserted 1 base in 1 codon; substituted 1 base at 1 genomic stop codon) — its product is MEKQKLLSQQARLHTRGAAEMVLQMISACKGERGAMVSSTLKLGISILNGGNADVQQKMLEYLKSKREVGFFQSVQALMQTCSVLDLNAFERQNKAEGLGMVTEEGTREKVMSDDEFTQDLFRLLQLLCEGHNNDFQNYLRTQTGNTTTINIIICTVDYLLRLQESISDFYWYYSGKDVIDEQGKRNFSKAMAVAKQVFNSLTEYIQGPCTGNQQSLAHSRLWDAVVGFLHVFAHMMKKLAQDSSQLGLLKELLDLQKDMVVMLLSLLEGNVVNGTIARQMVDMLVESSSNVTMILKFFDMFLKLRDIVSSDAFRHFVTDPRGLISKKDFQKAMDSQKQYEPDEIQFLLSCSEADENEMIDVESFAQRFQEPARDIGFNVAVLLTNLSEHVPHDQRLKTFLEQAESILDYFRPFLGRIEIMGAARRIERIYFEISGANKAQWEMPQVKESKRQFIFDVVNEGGEAEKMELFVNFCEDTIFEMQIASRISEEEAPRDEEEDEDEDREEEEPASVEAPAPALPGLGLLRRLLGSPQTWRRRIRRLRKKSGRELAWEAGAGVGRVALGACWGGWGCWGPWGAWPGAPCSGWPGGGGAAPGVIEVLGSMPDPTQDAVGGGEAGAGDERGPPEPEQPPEAQLEAPPAEEEEEEEERWEAKPAPAGPGARKDPHFRLAAPDAPGGLGDIGEPPGAEPPTPEGTPILRRKIGEAVEQVGEGQKEEEPPAETEKADTENGEKAGGPEGAEEGPEPRAPPKRRKSVPRERREPPAEGGFDFWGELEVQRVKFLNYLSRNFYNLRFLALFLAFAINFILLFYKVSEHPPGALEEPEGSGAAPEEDGGVPGGAEAAAGLAEEPEVYYFLEESTGYMGPALRGLALAHTGXPPGPPGEPVACPQIPLVIFKREKEVARRLEFSGLYITEQPPDDDVKGQWDRLVLNAQSFPSNYWDKFIKRKVLEKYGDIYGRERIAELLGMDLASVEIGAQGERRTPPDSSLLTWITSIDIRYQIWKFGVIFTDNSFLYLTWYMAMSLLGHYNNFFFASHLLDIAMGVKTLRTILSSVTHNGKQLVMTVGLLAVVVYLYTVVAFNFFRKFYNKSEDEDEPDMKCDDMMTCYLFHMYVGVRAGGGIGDEIEDPXGDDYELYRVVFDITFFFFVIVILLAIIQGLIIDAFGELRDQQEQVKEDMETKCFICGIGSDYFDTTPHGFETHTLEEHNLANYMFFLMYLINKDETEHTGQESYVWKMYQERCWDFFPAGDCFRKQYEDQLG